From the genome of Eptesicus fuscus isolate TK198812 chromosome 24, DD_ASM_mEF_20220401, whole genome shotgun sequence, one region includes:
- the RGS21 gene encoding regulator of G-protein signaling 21, giving the protein MPMKCCFHRSPPTEAAAWSENMDTLLTNQAGLEAFRTFLKSEFSEENVEFWLACEDFKKTESAEKIASKAKMIYSEFIEADAPKEINIDFSTRDLISKNITEPTLKCFDEAQKLIYSLMAKDSFPRFLKSEIYKKLVNSKQVGNNKKWLPFL; this is encoded by the exons ATGCCAATGAA ATGTTGTTTCCACAGGTCACCACCGACAGAGGCAGCGGCGTGGTCTGAAAACATGGACACTCTTTTAACCAACCAAG CTGGTCTAGAGGCTTTTCGAACATTTCTCAAATCAGAATTTAGTGAAGAAAATGTTGAGTTCTGGCTTGCCTGTGAAGACttcaagaaaacagaaagtgCCGAAAAAATTGCTTCCAAAGCCAAGATGATTTATTCTGAATTCATTGAGGCTGATGCCCCCAAAGAG ATTAACATCGACTTCAGTACCAGGGACCTCATCTCAAAGAATATTACAGAACCAACTCTCAAGTGTTTTGATGAGGCTCAAAAGTTAATCTACAGTCTCATGGCCAAGGATTCTTTTCCAAGATTTCTAAAGTCAGAGATTTATAAGAAACTGGTCAATAGCAAACAggttggaaataataaaaaatggctCCCTTTCTTGTAG